A single genomic interval of Lewinellaceae bacterium harbors:
- a CDS encoding multicopper oxidase domain-containing protein yields the protein MNFTNNRRPIYLALWLAAFLFAPWSSQAQVTLLDADDHPKFVTGLPNPEKIDATNGGYFSMRMMERVQWLGLYSGEVADPADKLYTSVWGYGRYNGPVTFPGPTFIAKEDEDIDVKWENLLPNEHLLPVDKTLHWANPPRYPRNGQPTVVHLHGGHTESASDGLPEAWYTRRWRDRGPTYVKKIYHYDNDQEAATLWYHDHALGITRLNVYAGLAGFYLLRDDNELDMIDDGTLPSGDYEREIVLQDRYFTEDGQLFLPSRDGDPFFEGILDGADLGDLDPSIVAEFFGDFMIVNGVAWPKLEVKRTKYRFRMLNGSDSRFYVLYLEDENNPGVKLNIPFIQIGVDQGFLNQPVNMPNGELVIAPGERADIVVDFSTLPAGTRVIMKNRGPDGPFKGFNPDNSLADGEGGALAPADPETTGLIMAFDVVSGSAPAFGVNTSTTLNNLTEYTEGQADNTRRVAFFEGRDAAGRLQPIHGIINGDNPKVYGSDDPAELNGSLAWFEPITENPMLNDIEIWEGWNFTEDAHPMHLHLVAFNLMDIAPLEISEDGGADGGIVVIQQDQEEHHSHLSGKNGIGRYVVESSIVESGPNANVGTPVPPAANQRGWKDTFILPPGTRARVIAKFDRPGRYVWHCHILSHEDHEMMRPYEVIMPYNRPAAPVVQDFDIFEPILSANFPNPTSAGTTIPFYLPADDDILLNVLDMNGKVVKQLAFGQYPAGNHTVEWDGTNAAGTPVASGVYIYQLHTSSDVFGQQMVIQR from the coding sequence ATGAATTTTACAAATAATAGACGACCCATTTATCTGGCGCTTTGGCTGGCAGCCTTTCTGTTCGCTCCCTGGAGCAGCCAGGCGCAAGTCACCCTGCTGGATGCAGATGACCATCCCAAATTTGTGACCGGACTTCCCAACCCGGAAAAAATTGACGCCACCAATGGCGGGTATTTTTCTATGAGGATGATGGAGCGGGTGCAATGGCTGGGGCTTTACTCCGGTGAAGTGGCAGATCCGGCCGATAAGCTGTACACCAGTGTATGGGGTTACGGCCGCTACAATGGCCCGGTCACCTTCCCTGGCCCGACTTTCATTGCAAAAGAGGACGAAGACATCGATGTGAAGTGGGAAAACCTGCTGCCTAACGAGCATCTGCTGCCGGTAGACAAAACCCTGCACTGGGCAAATCCGCCGCGCTACCCGAGAAACGGCCAGCCGACAGTAGTCCACCTGCACGGCGGCCATACCGAATCGGCCAGCGACGGCCTGCCCGAAGCCTGGTACACCCGCCGCTGGAGAGACCGGGGCCCGACTTACGTCAAGAAAATCTACCACTACGACAACGACCAGGAAGCGGCCACCCTCTGGTACCACGACCACGCTCTGGGCATCACGCGCCTGAATGTATACGCCGGGCTTGCCGGCTTTTACCTGCTGCGCGATGACAATGAACTGGATATGATCGACGACGGCACCCTGCCCAGTGGGGATTACGAGCGGGAGATCGTTCTTCAGGACCGGTATTTCACCGAAGATGGACAGCTCTTCCTGCCCAGCAGAGATGGCGACCCCTTCTTTGAAGGCATTTTAGACGGGGCAGATTTAGGCGATCTCGACCCCTCAATCGTTGCAGAGTTCTTTGGCGATTTCATGATCGTCAACGGCGTAGCCTGGCCGAAGCTGGAAGTAAAACGGACGAAATATCGTTTCCGCATGCTGAACGGTTCCGATTCCCGCTTTTATGTACTTTATCTGGAAGACGAAAACAACCCTGGTGTTAAGCTGAACATCCCCTTCATTCAGATCGGTGTGGATCAGGGTTTTCTGAACCAGCCGGTAAATATGCCTAATGGAGAACTGGTAATAGCGCCCGGAGAACGTGCCGACATAGTGGTTGATTTCTCCACTCTTCCTGCCGGTACTCGCGTGATCATGAAGAACCGCGGGCCGGATGGGCCGTTCAAGGGTTTTAATCCGGATAACTCACTTGCAGATGGTGAAGGAGGAGCCCTGGCCCCGGCAGACCCGGAGACCACCGGCCTGATCATGGCTTTTGACGTGGTGAGTGGAAGCGCGCCTGCTTTCGGCGTAAATACATCTACTACATTGAATAATCTCACGGAATACACTGAAGGGCAGGCGGATAATACCCGTCGGGTAGCCTTCTTTGAAGGCAGGGATGCCGCTGGCCGCCTGCAGCCCATCCATGGTATCATTAATGGCGACAATCCAAAAGTGTATGGTTCAGACGATCCGGCCGAGCTCAATGGCTCATTGGCATGGTTTGAGCCCATCACTGAAAACCCCATGCTGAACGATATCGAGATTTGGGAAGGCTGGAATTTCACCGAAGATGCGCACCCCATGCACCTCCACTTGGTCGCTTTCAATTTAATGGACATAGCTCCTCTGGAAATAAGCGAAGATGGGGGCGCTGATGGGGGGATAGTTGTGATACAACAAGACCAGGAAGAACATCATAGCCATCTCTCCGGGAAAAATGGAATTGGCCGTTACGTTGTGGAAAGTAGCATCGTTGAATCGGGTCCTAATGCAAATGTCGGCACTCCCGTTCCTCCGGCAGCCAACCAGAGAGGCTGGAAGGACACGTTCATTTTGCCTCCGGGCACCAGGGCCAGGGTCATCGCAAAGTTCGACCGCCCGGGCCGCTATGTCTGGCACTGCCATATCCTCTCCCACGAGGACCACGAGATGATGCGCCCCTATGAAGTAATAATGCCCTACAACCGCCCGGCCGCGCCGGTCGTTCAGGATTTCGACATTTTCGAACCCATCTTGTCGGCCAATTTCCCGAACCCCACTTCGGCGGGCACCACTATTCCGTTCTACCTGCCGGCTGATGACGACATTCTGCTGAACGTCCTGGATATGAACGGCAAAGTAGTGAAGCAACTGGCATTTGGCCAATATCCGGCCGGCAACCACACCGTCGAGTGGGATGGCACCAACGCTGCCGGCACTCCGGTAGCCAGCGGCGTTTACATCTATCAGCTGCACACTTCCAGCGATGTGTTCGGCCAGCAGATGGTGATTCAACGCTAA